Proteins from one Porites lutea chromosome 3, jaPorLute2.1, whole genome shotgun sequence genomic window:
- the LOC140929376 gene encoding uncharacterized protein, whose product MNGIVAGWFFLCFVLQNEAVCRRNNENSPCIIAQQEDYRESDKARLREKVDAFLQKKFLSHRKKLDYSKLQNLKQRRSLNSSSESACCSSRKSVWKKDVTVINPQKIHFSKKIIVGEPFRKLLRALYRDHPKEAEVIDGKFNLSKKKAQDGDDKVSIYNIEGKTDAEKNRTITELRKAILKLLDNLRKRAKFPRGTKNIKHEKRKENIQKAEHKLPEVNNFRTPVEPKDTATASNVDENISAKRANQIDLLNFIERMKSVEGVQDDESNKLQMFKSMNGMDMNGFNGITNPTDMMSPSSNLMAGLYSQDENNYFPGNGFRGMNVEEQRKRIEDQMENNLAQLQMKFKLLQQQQEEAPVQNLHNDQMAAGLQYAAAPYPTGVFSSDGLKETAMLNQAQTLSDVNPYFPMNRPLPRFTNLIPFFTPRNLRSRSPLSTYNEDVRDIPDDYGEDDDSDEEDYGRDIPPSHYPEDEEADDEDDEEGPHYGPEDRR is encoded by the exons TATGCAGAAGAAACAACGAAAACTCTCCGTGCATAATTGCTCAGCAGGAAGATTATAGAGAATCCGACAAAGCCAGACTAAGAGAAAAGGTAGATGCGTTTCTCCAGAAAAAATTCTTATCTCATAG GAAAAAACTTGATTACTCGAAGTTACAGAACTTAAAGCAACGACGATCGCTGAATTCTTCCTCTGAGTCTGCCTGTTGCAGCTCTAGAAAGTCAGTTTGGAAGAAAGATGTTACGGTAATAAACCCTCAAAAGATCCACTTTTCAAAAAAGATAATAGTTGGTGAACCGTTTCGAAAACTGTTAAGAGCGTTATATCGAGACCATCCCAAGGAGGCTGAAGTAATAGACGGGAAATTTAatctttcaaagaaaaaagccCAGGATGGGGACGACAAAGTCAGCATATATAACATAGAGGGAAAAACAGACGCTGAGAAAAATAGAACAATTACTGAACTTCGCAAAGCAATACTCAAACTTTTGGATAATTTGCGGAAAAGGGCTAAATTTCCAAGAGGTACCAAGAACATAAAGCATGAAAAACGTAaggaaaatatacaaaaagccgaACACAAATTACCTGAAGTTAACAATTTCAGAACACCTGTTGAACCAAAAGACACAGCCACGGCATCCAATGTAGATGAAAACATTTCGGCTAAACGAGCAAACCAAATAGATTTGCTTAACTTCATCGAGCGCATGAAAAGCGTAGAGGGTGTACAGGATGATGAATCTAACAAGTTGCAAATGTTTAAAAGTATGAATGGGATGGATATGAATGGATTTAACGGAATAACTAATCCAACAGACATGATGTCACCTAGTTCAAATTTAATGGCAGGATTGTACAGCCAggatgaaaataattatttccctGGGAATGGGTTTCGAGGAATGAACGTAGAGGAGCAGAGAAAACGTATTGAAGATCAGATGGAGAATAATCTTGCTCAACTTCAAATGAAGTTTAAACTTCTTCAACAACAGCAAGAAGAAGCTCCAGTGCAAAACCTACACAACGATCAAATGGCTGCGGGCTTACAGTATGCCGCTGCTCCCTATCCAACCGGGGTATTTTCGTCTGACGGATTGAAGGAAACAGCAATGTTAAACCAAGCACAAACTCTAAGTGATGTTAATCCTTATTTCCCTATGAACAGGCCCCTCCCGAGGTTCACAAAtcttataccattttttacgCCAAGGAATCTACGATCTAGATCCCCACTGTCAACTTATAACGAGGATGTAAGAGATATTCCTGACGATTATGGGGaagatgatgatagtgatgaggAGGATTATGGACGTGATATACCACCGTCACATTATCCTGAAGATGAGGAAGCCGATGATGAGGATGACGAAGAAGGACCGCATTACGGCCCTGAAGATAGAAGATAA